The following are from one region of the Fusarium verticillioides 7600 chromosome 1, whole genome shotgun sequence genome:
- a CDS encoding mitochondrial GTP/GDP carrier protein 1: MSPPVAPGREKESGLARVLGSGSAGIAELAVFHPVDTIAKRLMSNQTRISSASELNKVIFKDKATAPFGRKFVSLFPGLGYAAGYKVLQRVYKYGGQPVARDYLSKHYGADFENAFGKKTGKAIMHSTAGSLIGIGEIVLLPLDVLKIKRQTNPEAFRGRGVLKIVADEGFGLYRGWGWTAARNAPGSFALFGGSAFAKEYIFHLEDYNKASWFQNFIASIAGASASLVVSAPLDVIKTRIQNRNFDNPESGFRILSNMAKNEGPGAFFKGLVPKLLMTGPKLVFSFWLAQTLIPAFDIAFKK; the protein is encoded by the exons ATGTCTCCCCCCGTCGCTCCTGGTCGCGAGAAGGAGTCTGGCCTGGCTCGTGTCCTCGGCTCCG GTTCCGCTGGTATTGCTGAGTTGGCCGTCTTCCATCCT GTCGACACCATTGCGAAGCGGTTGATGAGCAACCAGACCCGT ATATCCAGCGCCAGCGAGTTGAACAaggtcatcttcaaggacaaggccacCGCTCCCTTCGGACGAAAATTCGTTTCCCTCTTCCCTGGACTGGGATATGCCGCCGGTTACAAGGTCCTACAGCGTGTGTACAAGTATGGTGGCCAGCCTGTTGCTCGTGATTACCTCTCCAAGCACTATGGAGCAGACTTCGAGAACGCCTTCGGCAAGAAGACCGGAAAAGCCATCATGCATTCTACTGCTGGAAG TCTGATTGGTATTGGTGAGATCGTTCTCCTACCTCTTGacgtcctcaagatcaaacgCCAGACAAACCCCGAGGCTTTCCGTGGCCGTGGCGTCCTCAAGATCGTTGCCGATGAGGGTTTTGGCCTGTACCGTGGCTGGGGCTGGACAGCTGCTCGTAACGCCCCTGGATCTTTCGCT CTGTTTGGTGGATCtgcttttgccaaggagTATATTTTCCATCTTGAGGATTACAACAAGGCCAGCTGGTTCCAGAACTTTATTGCTTCTATTGCTGGTGCTTCCGCTTCTCTGGTTGTCTCTGCTCCCCTTGACGTTATCAAGACCCGTATCCAGAACCGAAACTTCGACAACCCTGAGAGTGGCTTCCGAATTCTCTCCAATATGGCCAAGAATGAGGGCCCTGGAGCTTTCTTCAAAGGACTTGTCCCTAAG CTCCTCATGACTGGTCCCAAGTTGGTTTTCTCTTTCTGGCTTGCCCAGACTTTGATTCCTGCCTTTGACATTGCATTCAAGAAGTAG
- a CDS encoding DNA-directed RNA polymerase III subunit RPC3, whose translation MQLGHARIADLSQAFGSRAPKLNGHANGEHKTHDGLIESESHLNSVLVRLIRAEIVETVRPESFRNPKDVYREIEDEVTKPRPGEKVTKGKIEAQREVIERSRTYRDQPKTLKRQLDMSGGPKPKRRKLVNGATQNGHAYDAPKLNPNVVIKINYERCLVELRNQRLAELATEMLGEVTGEVYRAVLDLLTSNFSRCQSDPLLDEVTPGQQPAVTTIDIFEHLDENINVQNGIGKTPREKIDSQSAERIRETAPESDDDSDDSDAGPPGRRKAFDVDDEVDEWAGDNHEGTANGEQENRVRFEDTTNGNETRISQMRRHLLLLAESKYPFIRHCGMYGRGQWTVDFDRLVGKLREIELDAIIEQSHGRHGLRLTRILREKGKLDEKMLPAAALMKKGDVQGKMLAMQMAGIVDVQEVPKDSSRLANRTLFFWYFDKERTQTQALDDIYKAMLRCLQTLEVERHKERNILSFVERKDVQGKEEEVMTTEHYNKYNRHLGVQDKLLGQVMRLDELVSVLRDY comes from the exons ATGCAGCTGGGTCACGCCCGAATCGCAGATCTTTCTCAAGCTTTCGGGTCGAGGGCGCCTAAGCTCAATGGACATGCTAACGGTGAACATAAAACCCACGATGGTCTCATCGAGTCAGAAAGTCACCTGAACTCTGTCCTTGTTCGCCTGATTCGAGCAGAAATCGTCGAGACTGTTCGGCCCGAAAGCTTCCGGAACCCTAAGGATGTCTATCGTGAGATCGAAGACGAAGTCACCAAACCTCGACCAGGCGAAAAGGTCACCAAAGGAAAGATCGAGGCTCAACGCGAGGTCATCGAACGCTCTAGAACATATAGAGACCAGCCCAAGACTTTGAAGCGTCAGCTTGACATGAGCGGGGGTCCCAAGCCAAAGAGACGGAAACTTGTTAACGGAGCAACGCAAAATGGTCATGCATACGATGCTCCAAAGCTGAAC CCCAATGTGGTGATCAAGATAAACTATGAAAGATGCTTGGTTGAGCTGCGGAACCAGAGACTTGCAGAACTCGCAACAGAAATGCTTGGCGAAGTCACTGGTGAAGTTTACCGCGCAGTGCTCGATCTCTTGACCTCAAATTTTTCGAGGTGCCAGTCTGACCCGCTACTCGATGAAGTGACTCCTGGACAACAACCAGCTGTGACAACTATCGACATATTTGAGCACCTGGACGAAAATATCAACGTCCAAAATGGGATTGGCAAAACTCCAAGAGAAAAAATTGACTCACAGAGTGCTGAACGGATCAGGGAAACAGCGCCGGAGTCAGACGACGATTCTGACGATTCAGATGCCGGTCCTCCCGGTCGAAGAAAGGCgtttgacgttgacgatgaagttgatgaatgGGCTGGCGACAACCATGAGGGTACAGCTAAtggggaacaagaaaacagagTAAGATTTGAAGATACTACGAATGGAAACGAGACCCGAATCTCCCAGATGcgccgtcatcttcttctcctcgcggAAAGCAAGTATCCGTTCATCCGTCACTGTGGGATGTACGGCCGTGGGCAATGGACAGTGGACTTTGATCGCCTCGTAGGCAAGCTGCGGGAAATCGAACTGGACGCTATTATTGAACAATCCCACGGTCGCCATGGTCTACGCTTGACCCGCATTCTTCGagagaagggcaagcttgatgagaaaaTGCTTCCAGCCGCCGCGCTCATGAAGAAGGGTGACGTGCAAGGCAAAATGCTCGCGATGCAGATGGCAGGTATAGTGGATGTTCAAGAAGTGCCCAAAGATAGCAGCCGACTTGCCAATCgaaccctcttcttctggtattTTGACAAAGAGCGAACCCAAACACAGGCACTGGATGACATTTACAAGGCTATGCTCCGATGCCTTCAAACCTTAGAGGTGGAGCGCCACAAGGAACGAAACATTCTTTCGTTTGTTGAGAGGAAGGACGtgcaaggcaaagaagaggaggtcaTGACCACAGAGCATTACAACAAATACAACAGGCATCTGGGAGTGCAGGACAAGCTTCTCGGTCAAGTCATGAGGCTAGATGAGTTGGTATCTGTGCTTCGTGATTACTGA
- a CDS encoding DNA-directed RNA polymerase III subunit RPC3 — translation MLVTKHAAELCALLVNDLHGELPSRILNALLIKGRSTIAQLVQHTSLTPRYLRNGIAVLIQQNLLYHHTDPNTDITYYQADADACYNLVRSGKILDVIENQYGIAERELAQTLMQLGHARIADLSQAFGSRAPKLNGHANGEHKTHDGLIESESHLNSVLVRLIRAEIVETVRPESFRNPKDVYREIEDEVTKPRPGEKVTKGKIEAQREVIERSRTYRDQPKTLKRQLDMSGGPKPKRRKLVNGATQNGHAYDAPKLNPNVVIKINYERCLVELRNQRLAELATEMLGEVTGEVYRAVLDLLTSNFSRCQSDPLLDEVTPGQQPAVTTIDIFEHLDENINVQNGIGKTPREKIDSQSAERIRETAPESDDDSDDSDAGPPGRRKAFDVDDEVDEWAGDNHEGTANGEQENRVRFEDTTNGNETRISQMRRHLLLLAESKYPFIRHCGMYGRGQWTVDFDRLVGKLREIELDAIIEQSHGRHGLRLTRILREKGKLDEKMLPAAALMKKGDVQGKMLAMQMAGIVDVQEVPKDSSRLANRTLFFWLCSDAFKP, via the exons ATGCTCGTT ACAAAACATGCCGCTGAGCTTTGTGCTCTCCTAGTCAATGATCTTCATGGCGAACTTCCTTCG CGAATCTTGAATGCACTGCTCATAAAAGGCCGGTCGACCATTGCGCAACTGGTCCAACATACATCTCTCACACCGCGATACTTACGAAATGGTATCGCTGTTCTGATACAGCAAAATCTTCTTTACCACCACACAGACCCTAATACCGACATCACGTACTACCAAGCCGATGCTGACGCCTGTTACAACCTCGTACGATCAGGGAAGATCTTAGATGTGATTGAAAACCAATACGGCATCGCGGAGCGGGAACTCGCCCAGACTTTGATGCAGCTGGGTCACGCCCGAATCGCAGATCTTTCTCAAGCTTTCGGGTCGAGGGCGCCTAAGCTCAATGGACATGCTAACGGTGAACATAAAACCCACGATGGTCTCATCGAGTCAGAAAGTCACCTGAACTCTGTCCTTGTTCGCCTGATTCGAGCAGAAATCGTCGAGACTGTTCGGCCCGAAAGCTTCCGGAACCCTAAGGATGTCTATCGTGAGATCGAAGACGAAGTCACCAAACCTCGACCAGGCGAAAAGGTCACCAAAGGAAAGATCGAGGCTCAACGCGAGGTCATCGAACGCTCTAGAACATATAGAGACCAGCCCAAGACTTTGAAGCGTCAGCTTGACATGAGCGGGGGTCCCAAGCCAAAGAGACGGAAACTTGTTAACGGAGCAACGCAAAATGGTCATGCATACGATGCTCCAAAGCTGAAC CCCAATGTGGTGATCAAGATAAACTATGAAAGATGCTTGGTTGAGCTGCGGAACCAGAGACTTGCAGAACTCGCAACAGAAATGCTTGGCGAAGTCACTGGTGAAGTTTACCGCGCAGTGCTCGATCTCTTGACCTCAAATTTTTCGAGGTGCCAGTCTGACCCGCTACTCGATGAAGTGACTCCTGGACAACAACCAGCTGTGACAACTATCGACATATTTGAGCACCTGGACGAAAATATCAACGTCCAAAATGGGATTGGCAAAACTCCAAGAGAAAAAATTGACTCACAGAGTGCTGAACGGATCAGGGAAACAGCGCCGGAGTCAGACGACGATTCTGACGATTCAGATGCCGGTCCTCCCGGTCGAAGAAAGGCgtttgacgttgacgatgaagttgatgaatgGGCTGGCGACAACCATGAGGGTACAGCTAAtggggaacaagaaaacagagTAAGATTTGAAGATACTACGAATGGAAACGAGACCCGAATCTCCCAGATGcgccgtcatcttcttctcctcgcggAAAGCAAGTATCCGTTCATCCGTCACTGTGGGATGTACGGCCGTGGGCAATGGACAGTGGACTTTGATCGCCTCGTAGGCAAGCTGCGGGAAATCGAACTGGACGCTATTATTGAACAATCCCACGGTCGCCATGGTCTACGCTTGACCCGCATTCTTCGagagaagggcaagcttgatgagaaaaTGCTTCCAGCCGCCGCGCTCATGAAGAAGGGTGACGTGCAAGGCAAAATGCTCGCGATGCAGATGGCAGGTATAGTGGATGTTCAAGAAGTGCCCAAAGATAGCAGCCGACTTGCCAATCgaaccctcttcttctg GCTATGCTCCGATGCCTTCAAACCTTAG
- a CDS encoding DNA-directed RNA polymerase III subunit RPC3 produces the protein MLVTKHAAELCALLVNDLHGELPSRILNALLIKGRSTIAQLVQHTSLTPRYLRNGIAVLIQQNLLYHHTDPNTDITYYQADADACYNLVRSGKILDVIENQYGIAERELAQTLMQLGHARIADLSQAFGSRAPKLNGHANGEHKTHDGLIESESHLNSVLVRLIRAEIVETVRPESFRNPKDVYREIEDEVTKPRPGEKVTKGKIEAQREVIERSRTYRDQPKTLKRQLDMSGGPKPKRRKLVNGATQNGHAYDAPKLNPNVVIKINYERCLVELRNQRLAELATEMLGEVTGEVYRAVLDLLTSNFSRCQSDPLLDEVTPGQQPAVTTIDIFEHLDENINVQNGIGKTPREKIDSQSAERIRETAPESDDDSDDSDAGPPGRRKAFDVDDEVDEWAGDNHEGTANGEQENRVRFEDTTNGNETRISQMRRHLLLLAESKYPFIRHCGMYGRGQWTVDFDRLVGKLREIELDAIIEQSHGRHGLRLTRILREKGKLDEKMLPAAALMKKGDVQGKMLAMQMAGIVDVQEVPKDSSRLANRTLFFWYFDKERTQTQALDDIYKAMLRCLQTLEVERHKERNILSFVERKDVQGKEEEVMTTEHYNKYNRHLGVQDKLLGQVMRLDELVSVLRDY, from the exons ATGCTCGTT ACAAAACATGCCGCTGAGCTTTGTGCTCTCCTAGTCAATGATCTTCATGGCGAACTTCCTTCG CGAATCTTGAATGCACTGCTCATAAAAGGCCGGTCGACCATTGCGCAACTGGTCCAACATACATCTCTCACACCGCGATACTTACGAAATGGTATCGCTGTTCTGATACAGCAAAATCTTCTTTACCACCACACAGACCCTAATACCGACATCACGTACTACCAAGCCGATGCTGACGCCTGTTACAACCTCGTACGATCAGGGAAGATCTTAGATGTGATTGAAAACCAATACGGCATCGCGGAGCGGGAACTCGCCCAGACTTTGATGCAGCTGGGTCACGCCCGAATCGCAGATCTTTCTCAAGCTTTCGGGTCGAGGGCGCCTAAGCTCAATGGACATGCTAACGGTGAACATAAAACCCACGATGGTCTCATCGAGTCAGAAAGTCACCTGAACTCTGTCCTTGTTCGCCTGATTCGAGCAGAAATCGTCGAGACTGTTCGGCCCGAAAGCTTCCGGAACCCTAAGGATGTCTATCGTGAGATCGAAGACGAAGTCACCAAACCTCGACCAGGCGAAAAGGTCACCAAAGGAAAGATCGAGGCTCAACGCGAGGTCATCGAACGCTCTAGAACATATAGAGACCAGCCCAAGACTTTGAAGCGTCAGCTTGACATGAGCGGGGGTCCCAAGCCAAAGAGACGGAAACTTGTTAACGGAGCAACGCAAAATGGTCATGCATACGATGCTCCAAAGCTGAAC CCCAATGTGGTGATCAAGATAAACTATGAAAGATGCTTGGTTGAGCTGCGGAACCAGAGACTTGCAGAACTCGCAACAGAAATGCTTGGCGAAGTCACTGGTGAAGTTTACCGCGCAGTGCTCGATCTCTTGACCTCAAATTTTTCGAGGTGCCAGTCTGACCCGCTACTCGATGAAGTGACTCCTGGACAACAACCAGCTGTGACAACTATCGACATATTTGAGCACCTGGACGAAAATATCAACGTCCAAAATGGGATTGGCAAAACTCCAAGAGAAAAAATTGACTCACAGAGTGCTGAACGGATCAGGGAAACAGCGCCGGAGTCAGACGACGATTCTGACGATTCAGATGCCGGTCCTCCCGGTCGAAGAAAGGCgtttgacgttgacgatgaagttgatgaatgGGCTGGCGACAACCATGAGGGTACAGCTAAtggggaacaagaaaacagagTAAGATTTGAAGATACTACGAATGGAAACGAGACCCGAATCTCCCAGATGcgccgtcatcttcttctcctcgcggAAAGCAAGTATCCGTTCATCCGTCACTGTGGGATGTACGGCCGTGGGCAATGGACAGTGGACTTTGATCGCCTCGTAGGCAAGCTGCGGGAAATCGAACTGGACGCTATTATTGAACAATCCCACGGTCGCCATGGTCTACGCTTGACCCGCATTCTTCGagagaagggcaagcttgatgagaaaaTGCTTCCAGCCGCCGCGCTCATGAAGAAGGGTGACGTGCAAGGCAAAATGCTCGCGATGCAGATGGCAGGTATAGTGGATGTTCAAGAAGTGCCCAAAGATAGCAGCCGACTTGCCAATCgaaccctcttcttctggtattTTGACAAAGAGCGAACCCAAACACAGGCACTGGATGACATTTACAAGGCTATGCTCCGATGCCTTCAAACCTTAGAGGTGGAGCGCCACAAGGAACGAAACATTCTTTCGTTTGTTGAGAGGAAGGACGtgcaaggcaaagaagaggaggtcaTGACCACAGAGCATTACAACAAATACAACAGGCATCTGGGAGTGCAGGACAAGCTTCTCGGTCAAGTCATGAGGCTAGATGAGTTGGTATCTGTGCTTCGTGATTACTGA
- a CDS encoding ubiquinol-cytochrome c reductase core subunit 2, with protein sequence MISRSSLARTAQQAARQACRVQRRTYAAAASTGSYETSDVTGLKVASRDAHGPTTTLAVVAKAGTRYQPLPGLSVGLAEFAFKNTQRRSALRITRESELLGGQLASSHSREAVVVEASFLREDLPYFTELLAEVISLTKYTTHEFHEDVERVLHAKQAVLNADVAATALDNAHAIAFHTGLGSSLLPSSSTPYQKYLNEEYIASYADVAYAKPNIALIADGASPDSLSKWVGQFFKDVPSAPRSGQTLKTEATKYFGGEQRTSSSAGNSIVIAFPGSGYDSTKPEHAVLATLLGGQSTIKWAPGFSLLAKATAGTSGLTVNTSNLIYSDAGLLTVQLSGPAPSVRKGAEETVKVLKSIADGQASQEDVKKAAAYAKFNLLNQNQLRQPSIALAGSGIVNSGKSYDSAAIAKAIDGVSAESIKTAAKTLLEGKATVSTVGDLFVLPYAEEIGLRV encoded by the exons ATGATCTCGAGATCGTCCCTTGCGCGAACTGCGCAGCAGGCTGCCCGCCAGGCCTGCCGCGTCCAGCGACGTACCTACGCCGCCGCTGCTTCGACCGGATCATACGAGACCTCGGATGTGACTGGCCTCAAGGTCGCCTCGCGGGATGCTCACGGCCCTACTACTACGCTCGCTGTGGTGGCCAAGGCCGGTACTCGCTACCAACCTCTTCCTGGCCTTTCTGTTGGCCTTGCCGAATTTGCCTTCAAG AACACCCAGCGACGATCTGCCCTTCGCATTACTCGCGAGtctgagcttcttggtggtcAATTAGCTTCCTCTCACTCTAGggaggctgttgttgtcgaAGCTAGCTTTCTCCGCGAGGATCTGCCTTACTTCACCGAGCTCCTTGCTGAGGTCATCTCTCTGACCAAGTATACCA CTCACGAGTTCCACGAGGATGTTGAGCGTGTTCTCCACGCCAAGCAGGCTGTCCTCAACGCCGACGTCGCCGCCACTGCTCTCGACAACGCCCACGCTATCGCCTTCCATACTGGTCTCGGCTCCTCCCTCCTCCCCAGCTCCTCCACTCCTTACCAGAAGTACTTGAACGAGGAGTACATTGCTAGCTACGCCGACGTTGCTTACGCTAAGCCCAACATTGCTCTTATTGCCGACGGTGCCTCTCCCGATTCTCTCTCCAAGTGGGTTGGccagttcttcaaggacGTGCCTTCTGCCCCTCGAAGTGGCCAAACTCTCAAGACGGAAGCCACCAAGTactttggtggtgagcaACGAACAAGCTCTAGTGCTGGCAACTCTATTGTTATTGCTTTCCCCGGCTCCGGTTACGACTCTACCAAGCCGGAGCACGCTGTGCTTGCTACTCTCCTTGGTGGTCAGTCCACCATCAAGTGGGCTCCTGGCTTTAGCCTCCTGGCCAAGGCCACTGCTGGTACCTCCGGCCTTACTGTCAACACCTCCAACCTAATCTATTCCGATGCTGGCCTCCTTACTGTTCAGCTCAGTGGTCCTGCTCCCTCTGTCCGTAAGGGTGCTGAGGAGACTGTTAAGGTGCTCAAGAGCATAGCAGATGGCCAAGCGAGCCAGGAGGAcgtcaagaaggccgctGCCTACGCCAAGTTTAACCTTCTGAACCAGAACCAGCTCCGCCAACCCAGCATCGCCCTTGCTGGCTCTGGTATCGTCAATAGCGGCAAGTCTTATGACTctgctgccattgccaagGCTATCGATGGTGTCTCCGCTGAATCCATTAAGACT GCTGCCAAGACTCTCCTTGAGGGCAAGGCCACCGTTTCAACTGTCGGTGATTTGTTCGTGCTGCCCTACGCCGAGGAGATTGGTCTGCGAGTATAA
- a CDS encoding 30S ribosomal protein S5, giving the protein MSVARPARNLLGRCIASSRTTSVTVPLVPCSQFHSTPTRSKRKSRFRNVTAQELGLIKESGEFTAGMDKYKQDKFADLSKQDIENLKASYTPEQLEAIELGEKAVSPEDMIIQGRLRDDPYKPTYIEDYTVLDPRYDIKPEIEGNPREVQWPDKSEWIDNYGQKMMKITDKKTSDQLTRAMVRALRRVKESQGEDLIDLTEDELKDIEKDPELIKRYIIAEDGPEPTANDKGPEFMTRSQAEKLDEAVDEAWEAELDKIVGFSSQGEVEPSNLELIQDGPAGVDRTYTAEAPDLGKVPGVKGLYKHAVDPEDQGQDDSGKYQEIKRLTGMSLKDIRSLLTKGLVTRWVSNQTRLGKVRSTSVVAIAGNGNGRLGLGMAKSTEAGVAEETAQMLAIRNMKPVRRYENRTIYGNVSAKISGTVVELMARPPGFGLRCPHRIFEMCRAAGIHDIAARMPRSKNPMNSVKAAYQALTNQPDPEQIAIGRGKKLVDVRKVYYGGAVY; this is encoded by the exons ATGAGCGTCGCACGTCCGGCTCGCAACCTCCTCGGTAGGTGCATCGCCTCATCTCGAACCACTTCAGTTACCGTCCCTCTCGTACCATGCAGCCAATTCCACAGCACACCAACAAGGTCGAAGCGAAAGTCTCGGTTTCGAAATGTCACGGCCCAAGAGCTAGGTCTGATCAAGGAGTCGGGTGAATTCACGGCGGGCATGGACAAGTACAAGCAGGACAAGTTTGCCGACCTGTCCAAGCAGGATAtcgagaacctcaaggccTCTTACACACCAGAGCAGCTTGAGGCTATTGAGTTAGGCGAGAAAGCCGTCAGCCCTGAAGATATGATCATTCAGGGTCGGTTACGTGACGATCCCTATAAGCCAACATATATCGAGGATTATACCGTGCTGGACCCCCGCTACGATATCAAGCCGGAGATCGAAGGCAACCCGAGAGAGGTACAATGGCCTGACAAGAGCGAATGGATCGACAATTACGGACAAaaaatgatgaagatcacTGACAAGAAGACGAGCGATCAACTTACCCGAGCCATGGTTCGTGCACTGCGGCGTGTGAAGGAGAGCCAGGGAGAGGACTTGATAGATCTCACTGAggatgagctcaaggacaTTGAAAAGGACCCCGAGCTAATCAAACGCTACATCATCGCCGAGGATGGCCCTGAGCCCACTGCAAACGATAAGGGCCCTGAATTCATGACTCGCTCCCAGGCCGAGAAGTtggatgaggctgttgaCGAGGCATGGGAGGCCGAACTCGACAAGATTGTTGGTTTTAGCAGTCAGGGTGAGGTCGAGCCCTCAAACCTTGAGCTGATTCAGGATGGCCCCGCGGGCGTTGATCGGACTTACACGGCTGAGGCACCTGATCTTGGTAAGGTCCCTGGTGTCAAAGGCTTGTACAAGCACGCCGTTGACCCCGAGGATCAGGGCCAGGATGACTCGGGCAAGTACCAGGAGATCAAGCGCCTGACAGGCATGAGCCTCAAGGACATTCGCTCGCTGCTGACCAAAGGTCTTGTGACTCGTTGGGTCTCCAACCAAACTCGTTTGGGCAAGGTCCGCAGTACCTCTGTGGTTGCCATCGCTGGCAACGGCAATGGCCGTCTAGGACTTGGAATGGCAAAGTCTACTGAGGCCGGTGTGGCTGAGGAGACAGCTCAGATGTTGGCTATCCGCAACATGAAACCTGTCCGACGATATGAGAATCGTACCATCTATGGTAATGTGTCTGCTAAGATTTCAGGCACTGTAGTCGAGCTGATGGCCCGTCCTCCCG GCTTCGGACTTCGCTGCCCTCACCGTATCTTCGAGATGTGCCGCGCCGCCGGTATCCACGACATCGCTGCTCGCATGCCCCGATCCAAGAACCCCATGAACTCTGTCAAGGCGGCGTACCAAGCGCTGACCAACCAGCCTGACCCCGAGCAGATCGCGATAGGCCGTGgcaagaagctggtggaTGTGCGCAAGGTCTACTATGGAGGAGCTGTATACTAA
- a CDS encoding mitochondrial GTP/GDP carrier protein 1 translates to MSNQTRISSASELNKVIFKDKATAPFGRKFVSLFPGLGYAAGYKVLQRVYKYGGQPVARDYLSKHYGADFENAFGKKTGKAIMHSTAGSLIGIGEIVLLPLDVLKIKRQTNPEAFRGRGVLKIVADEGFGLYRGWGWTAARNAPGSFALFGGSAFAKEYIFHLEDYNKASWFQNFIASIAGASASLVVSAPLDVIKTRIQNRNFDNPESGFRILSNMAKNEGPGAFFKGLVPKLLMTGPKLVFSFWLAQTLIPAFDIAFKK, encoded by the exons ATGAGCAACCAGACCCGT ATATCCAGCGCCAGCGAGTTGAACAaggtcatcttcaaggacaaggccacCGCTCCCTTCGGACGAAAATTCGTTTCCCTCTTCCCTGGACTGGGATATGCCGCCGGTTACAAGGTCCTACAGCGTGTGTACAAGTATGGTGGCCAGCCTGTTGCTCGTGATTACCTCTCCAAGCACTATGGAGCAGACTTCGAGAACGCCTTCGGCAAGAAGACCGGAAAAGCCATCATGCATTCTACTGCTGGAAG TCTGATTGGTATTGGTGAGATCGTTCTCCTACCTCTTGacgtcctcaagatcaaacgCCAGACAAACCCCGAGGCTTTCCGTGGCCGTGGCGTCCTCAAGATCGTTGCCGATGAGGGTTTTGGCCTGTACCGTGGCTGGGGCTGGACAGCTGCTCGTAACGCCCCTGGATCTTTCGCT CTGTTTGGTGGATCtgcttttgccaaggagTATATTTTCCATCTTGAGGATTACAACAAGGCCAGCTGGTTCCAGAACTTTATTGCTTCTATTGCTGGTGCTTCCGCTTCTCTGGTTGTCTCTGCTCCCCTTGACGTTATCAAGACCCGTATCCAGAACCGAAACTTCGACAACCCTGAGAGTGGCTTCCGAATTCTCTCCAATATGGCCAAGAATGAGGGCCCTGGAGCTTTCTTCAAAGGACTTGTCCCTAAG CTCCTCATGACTGGTCCCAAGTTGGTTTTCTCTTTCTGGCTTGCCCAGACTTTGATTCCTGCCTTTGACATTGCATTCAAGAAGTAG